GCCTCAAAGATTTTCGGGCGATTGCCACCCGATACGAGAAGCGTGGATACCAGTTTTTAGCCGGTGTCCACGTCGCTTGTATCCTGCTCTGGCTCTGAACCTTCACCCAGACAGACCCTAGTGCCATTTGAGCAGTGTGAACGCCCGGCCACACAAACAAAAGCGGCCCCCCGATCTCTTGGAGAGCCGCGCTGTTCTGGCAGGGATACTAGGACTCGAACCTAGACAAACAGATCCAAAATCTGTTGTGCTGCCATTACACCATATCCCTATGAAGTCGCCGTTTCTCGGCGGGCCCGAGTATAGCTTTGCCCCCCGGGGCGGGTCAAGCGAGGGGGGCGGCGGCCGCGCCCTCGACCACCGTCAGACCGGCAAACTTCAGGAGCAGCCGCTTCTGGCCCACGCCGGGAAAGTACACCAGCACCTCGCGGCGTTCGCCCTGATGAAAACCCTGCATGAAGACCCCGGTGCCAAATTTGGCGTGCTGTAGCCGCAGCGGCTCGGTGGTGCTCACCGCGCGCTGCAACTCGCGGCTGGGAATGCCCAGGCGGGCGCTGACTTCGGGCAGGGACAGACCGTGCAGATCCAGCAGTTCGCGCGCCTGCAGCGGCCAGCTGGGCGGCAGGGCGAGGTCGTCGGGCAGGGGGGCCGCGTCGGGGAGGGTGGCGGGGGCGGGCACCGCCTCTGGCAACCGGATGCCGGGCAGTCTTTCCAGAAAGAGCCGGGTGGCGTGCTTGTCGGTGGGGCGGCGCTCGCCGCTGGGCAGGGTGGGCGCAAAGCAGCGGCCTACCGCAATGCATTCGTAGCAGCCATGCGCGTTCTGGCAGCACGTCTTGGTCACCAGACTCAGAGCGCGGTCCAGCAGGTCGTCCATCTGCTCAAAGGCCCGCCGCGCCACGCCCAGGCCGCCCAGCCAGTCGTCGTACAGGAAAAAGTAGGTGTCGCGGCCCTCGCGGAAGGCACTGGCGAGGTCGTTCTCGTCGCAGGCAATGCGCTCGGGGGTCACCTTGTGCAGCAGGTGCTTGAGGGTATGGGCCACCGCCGTGGGCCGCTCGGTGGCGCGCGGGTCCACCCCGATTTCCAGGGCGCTGGTGCGAAAGGGCGGCAGTTCAGTGGGCTGCTCGTACAGGTGCTCACTGAGCTTGTGGTCCTGCATGCGGTCCTGAATGCGGCCCCCGCAGCGCGCGCAACTGCGCTCGGTGGGACCGGGTTCGCGGTCGCAGCCCACGCACACCCGCTCGAACACCTGCCGCAGCATCTGGTAGCCCGCATACCGCCGCCGAATACTGACCTCGCCGCAGCGGTAGGCCAGCGGGCCCTTTCGAATCCACTCGCCCATCCCCACCGGGGTGACCAGGGTGGCGTGCAGTCCCCGGGTAAAGAGGTTGGCGGCGTCGTACTTTTCCACCACAATCGCCGTGCCCGCCGGGTGCTCGTCCCAGCGCAGCACCTTGTAGCCCTGGCCGTCCAGGGTGAACACCGCGCCCTCGTGCTTTTCAGTCAGCGCGTAGTGCTGGCTGGGGCTTTCCAGGGGCGCGTCCAGGGCTTTGGGGCCCAGGCGCTCCCAGTCGGCGGCCTCGACCACCGCGTATTTCAGGCTGCCCTCGCCGCGCAGGTTCCAGTAGCGCGGGGCCGCGCCGGCTTCGTGGGGCAGCGCCAGCCCCGCCAGCCGAAATTCCTCGTTGGCGCGGGCCTGGTGCCGGGGTGAGAGGTAGGGGTTCTGCGCCTCCACCACCGCCTTTTCAATGGGCCCGGTCAGCAGTTCTAGAAAATTGCCCGCGTTGCTGTAAAAGGCGTCGGCGGGCAGCGGCACCCCCTGCTCGTTCAGGGCGGGCAGGTACAGTACCAGCCCCGGCGCAATGCGCCCGGCACGGCCCGCCATCTGGCGAAAGGCCATGCGGCTGCCCGGGTAGCCGTCAATAATCACCACTTCCAGATCGCCAATGTCCACCCCGGCTTCCAGCGCATTGGTAGCAAACATCACCCCGCTGCGGGCGCGGCGAAATTCCGAGAGGCGGCCTTCGCGGTCGCTGGTGCCCGCCATGTACAGGTGGGCGCGGCGGGCGTACCCCGGCTGGGCGCGGTAGGTGGAGTACAGGCGCGCGGCGCGCGAGCGGCCCCGGAAAAAGGCCAGTACCTTCAGGTCGTGGCGCTCAGAAGCGTCCATCACCGCGTTCCAGAAGCGCCGGGGCTGCCCCCGGTGGTCGGCCAGCACGTAACGTTTGCCGTGGCGGGCCGCGCCGGACTCGCTGACTTCGGTGGCATCCACGCCGGTTAGTTCGCGGGCAAATTCGGCCGGGTTGCCAATGGTGGCGGTGCTCAGGATCACCTGCGGGCTCGCCCCCAGCGCGCGGGCCAGGGCCAGCAGGCGCCGCAGCATCCCCGCCACCTCGGAGCCAAAGCCGCCCCGGTAGGTGTGGGCCTCGTCCAGCACCAGAAACGACAGTCCTTTCAGGAATTCGCGCATGCCGGGCTGGGTCAGGGACCAGTGCAGTTTGTCGGGCGTGGCGGTGACCATGCGCACGCCGGGCCGGAACACCTCGCCGCTCTGGGCCGAGCCCTGAAAGGCCGCCACCTCCCAGGGAAACCCGCCGCGCTCCTTAAACGTCAGCAGCTTGTCCCGCTGGTCCTGGCCCAGGGCCACCAGGGGGTAGACAAACAGCGCCGTTGAGCGGGGGTCGCGTTCCAGCCGGTCGAAGACGCCGGGGAAAAAGGCGCCGGTCTTGCCGCTGGCGGTGGGCGTGGTGATGATCACGTGCTCGCCGCCCCGCATCAGGCGGTAGGTCTGGGCCTGGTGGGCGTAGACCTCCGGGAACCCAAAGCCGCGCGCCACCGCGTCACTCCAGCCCAGTTCGGCCACTGGCACGGTGCGGGCGGGTTGCGCCTCTTCCTCGTGCAGCCGGGTGGCGCCGCTGCCCAGGGTGTCGCGCAGAAAGCCGTCCAGGCGGGCGAAGGGGGAGCGGGCGGGGAGCACGGGGTTCAGTGTAGAGGGGGGGCAGTGGCGGGGAGGGGGGATTGGGTCACGGTGTGGGGGCTGGGGGGGGGTGCGGGTTTGGCGGGGGTTCTGGGTTTTGGGGGGCTGTTTGGGCGGGTTCGTTTGCCTGCGTTGCCCCACCCCCCCAGCCCCCCTACCCCGGAGGGGCAGGGGGGAGCGACGTTGGCACTGGGCAAGAGTTTTTACTGGAGTCGGCTGGGTTTCTCCATTCGTTGACGTGTCCGGCTTCGACGCCATCCTCCGCCCCAGCGCAATGGCCCGCGCGCTCCGCGCACGACGGCCTCGCCTGAACTCGGGCGGTGGAGGGGCAGGAAGGCTTGGTGCGGCCCAGAAGGTTCTACTTTGAACAGCAGCAAAGGCCATAGCTGCTTTTGCCTTTCAAAAGTAGAACCTCGCGCCCTAAGCGTCCCCACCCTTCACCCCTGCGGGGTGAGCAACGGAAGCCCTCGTGCGCGCAGCGCGCGGGCGTGAGGCGATGGGCGGAGAGGGGCCACGCGTACGGCGCGGGGCGAAGCCGGGCCGCCTCACACCGTCAGTCAACGTTTGCCGAGCGCAGCGGAAAACTCCCCCCTGCCCCTCCGGGGTAGGGGGGCTGGGGGGGTGGGGCAAAGGCAGGCAAACGAACTCGCCCAAACAACTCCCCCTCTCCCCTACCCCCGCATCACAAAATGCTCAATGATCGCGTGATGGTCCTCAAAAAACTGCTCCGGCTGCCCCAGCGCCTCACTCAGCGGCACCCAGAGCGCCTCACTCGCGTCACTCCCCCCCGACAGGCGCGGCAACTGCCCAATCCCCAGATCAAAGTGAAAAGCGTGGGTCACCGTGCGCCCCCGCAGACTGCGGTCCGGGTAGTCAAAGACCGCCTGCGCCCGCAGCGCCGCCCCCAGGTCAATGCCAGGGCCCAGGCCGGTTTCCTCGTGAACCTCGCGCACACAGCAGGCCAACAGGGTTTCATCCTGCTCCAGAAAACCGCCGGGCATCGCCAGCCGCCCCCGCCCTGGCAGCCCACCCCGGCGCACCAGCAGCACGTGGCCGCTTTTCACGATCACCGCGTCGGTCGTCACGAAAATCGGCGGGTACGGCGCGTCCTGCCACGCGGCGCGGTACTGCTTCAGATAGGCGTATTCGGCCTGTAATTCGCGGAACTCGGGTGTGGCGCGGAAGCGGTCCAGAAAGGCGTGCACGGCAGGCGGCACCATACCCTGCACGTCGGCCAGGCGGTCTTCAAAGTAGGCCTTGCGCACGTCGGTGGCGCTCAGGGGGCTCACCACATGGGTGGGAATGAACTCCCAGGCGGGAAAGGTGCGCAGGTAATAGCTGCTCTCGTCCTTGATATGCCCGATCAGGGCCACATCCGTGCTGCCCCGGGTGTGGGCATGCACGCCACTTTGCACCTCGGAGAGCCACAGCGCCTCGTTGTAGAAGTAGTCGCGCACGTGCACGAACAGCACCCGGGTGCGGGGAATACCGGCGCCCTGCAGCATCGCCGCGATCAGCTCTTGGCGCTCGTCGGCCGTAAAGGGGTTTTTGATGTTGCGCGCTGCCCGCGCGCTGCCGATCACCACGATCAGCTTCTGCACGCTCTCCAGGGCTTCCAGCATCACCAGCAGGTGTGCCTGATGCGGCGGCTCGAACCGGCCAATGTACACGCCAAAGGTGCGCTTGCGCCGCGCGGGCGGGGGGGTCGCCATAATCCTCATGGTATGCACCCCACTTCATGAGCAGCGTGAGTTCTTGACTCATTCTAAAGTCGCTCACATTTGCCGACCCGGCGTCGTACTGTAAGGCATGACGAAAAAAATTCTGTCGGCGTCTGTCCTGCTCTCTGCTCTGTCCGGTGCCGCGCTGGCGGGCGGCGCTGCGGCGCCCATGGGCTCGCAGGTGCAGCCCGCCACCCCGGCGGCCATGTCGGCGGCCCTGCGTGAAGCCGGCTATCGGGTCACCATGAACCCCGCCGACCCCGACAGCGACCCCAGCATGACCATCATGGCCGGCGACTACGAGGTCACGGTGTGGCTCAGTGGCTGCAAGGCCAACATGTGCAGCCGCGCCACCGCCAGCGTGTCGTGGGACTACAGCGACGACGAAGACAGCCTGGACACCGAACTGGTGAACGACTGGAACAGCAACTACTACACCCAGGCCTACATCTACGAAGGCGCCTACTACCTGGATTCCACCA
The window above is part of the Deinococcus aquaedulcis genome. Proteins encoded here:
- a CDS encoding bifunctional nicotinamide-nucleotide adenylyltransferase/Nudix hydroxylase, which gives rise to MATPPPARRKRTFGVYIGRFEPPHQAHLLVMLEALESVQKLIVVIGSARAARNIKNPFTADERQELIAAMLQGAGIPRTRVLFVHVRDYFYNEALWLSEVQSGVHAHTRGSTDVALIGHIKDESSYYLRTFPAWEFIPTHVVSPLSATDVRKAYFEDRLADVQGMVPPAVHAFLDRFRATPEFRELQAEYAYLKQYRAAWQDAPYPPIFVTTDAVIVKSGHVLLVRRGGLPGRGRLAMPGGFLEQDETLLACCVREVHEETGLGPGIDLGAALRAQAVFDYPDRSLRGRTVTHAFHFDLGIGQLPRLSGGSDASEALWVPLSEALGQPEQFFEDHHAIIEHFVMRG
- a CDS encoding DEAD/DEAH box helicase, producing MLPARSPFARLDGFLRDTLGSGATRLHEEEAQPARTVPVAELGWSDAVARGFGFPEVYAHQAQTYRLMRGGEHVIITTPTASGKTGAFFPGVFDRLERDPRSTALFVYPLVALGQDQRDKLLTFKERGGFPWEVAAFQGSAQSGEVFRPGVRMVTATPDKLHWSLTQPGMREFLKGLSFLVLDEAHTYRGGFGSEVAGMLRRLLALARALGASPQVILSTATIGNPAEFARELTGVDATEVSESGAARHGKRYVLADHRGQPRRFWNAVMDASERHDLKVLAFFRGRSRAARLYSTYRAQPGYARRAHLYMAGTSDREGRLSEFRRARSGVMFATNALEAGVDIGDLEVVIIDGYPGSRMAFRQMAGRAGRIAPGLVLYLPALNEQGVPLPADAFYSNAGNFLELLTGPIEKAVVEAQNPYLSPRHQARANEEFRLAGLALPHEAGAAPRYWNLRGEGSLKYAVVEAADWERLGPKALDAPLESPSQHYALTEKHEGAVFTLDGQGYKVLRWDEHPAGTAIVVEKYDAANLFTRGLHATLVTPVGMGEWIRKGPLAYRCGEVSIRRRYAGYQMLRQVFERVCVGCDREPGPTERSCARCGGRIQDRMQDHKLSEHLYEQPTELPPFRTSALEIGVDPRATERPTAVAHTLKHLLHKVTPERIACDENDLASAFREGRDTYFFLYDDWLGGLGVARRAFEQMDDLLDRALSLVTKTCCQNAHGCYECIAVGRCFAPTLPSGERRPTDKHATRLFLERLPGIRLPEAVPAPATLPDAAPLPDDLALPPSWPLQARELLDLHGLSLPEVSARLGIPSRELQRAVSTTEPLRLQHAKFGTGVFMQGFHQGERREVLVYFPGVGQKRLLLKFAGLTVVEGAAAAPLA
- a CDS encoding YbjN domain-containing protein yields the protein MTKKILSASVLLSALSGAALAGGAAAPMGSQVQPATPAAMSAALREAGYRVTMNPADPDSDPSMTIMAGDYEVTVWLSGCKANMCSRATASVSWDYSDDEDSLDTELVNDWNSNYYTQAYIYEGAYYLDSTMPIAGGYTKAAVKAWMTEYLGDVADFEMELP